From a single Capsicum annuum cultivar UCD-10X-F1 chromosome 12, UCD10Xv1.1, whole genome shotgun sequence genomic region:
- the LOC107851789 gene encoding phosphatidylinositol transfer protein 3, with protein sequence MFRRKSHPQCDQEGHEDQLHKVKELRTSLGVALSGRNLQYCNDACLSRYLEARNWNVDKAKKMLEESLKWRSSFKPEEIRWHEVAIEGETGKAFRANFRDRDGRTVLILRPGMQNTTVLDNQMRHLVYLIENAILNLPQDQEQTSWLIDFTGWSLTNNVPIKSARETVNILQNHYPERLAIAFLYNPPRIFETFWKIVKYFLDPKTMQKVKFVYPKNKESVELMKSYFDMDNLPTEFGGKTNLKYDHDEFSRQMAQDDVKAAKFWSFDKHPSETNGYSAAEVAPKTQCLAPPVIV encoded by the exons ATGTTTCGTCGCAAGAGCCATCCCCAGTGTGATCAGGAGGGTCATGAGGATCAACTGCACAAG GTGAAGGAGCTTAGGACTTCCTTGGGCGTGGCACTATCAGGACGCAACTTACAATACTGCAATGATGCATGTTTAAGCAGGTATTTGGAAGCGCGGAATTGGAACGTTGATAAAGCAAAGAAGATGTTGGAAGAGTCCCTAAAATGGAGGTCAAGTTTTAAGCCTGAAGAGATCCGCTGG CATGAAGTTGCAATTGAAGGTGAAACGGGGAAAGCTTTTAGGGCAAATTTCCGTGACCGCGATGGGAGGACTGTCCTTATCCTGAGGCCGGGAATGCAG AACACGACAGTGCTAGACAACCAGATGAGGCATTTGGTGTATCTGATAGAGAATGCAATTCTTAATCTTCCACAAGACCAAGAGCAAACGTCATGGTTGATAGACTTCACAGGATGGTCTTTAACCAATAACGTTCCCATCAAATCTGCTCGTGAGACGGTTAATATTTTGCAGAATCACTATCCTGAAAGGCTTGCTATAGCATTTCTGTACAACCCTCCGCgaatttttgaaacattttgGAAG ATAGTCAAGTATTTCCTGGATCCGAAAACAATGCAGAAGGTCAAATTTGTTTATCCAAAGAACAAGGAAAGTGTAGAGCTGATGAAATCATACTTTGACATGGATAATTTACCAACTGAATTTGGAGGAAAAACAAATTTGAAGTATGATCATGATGAGTTTTCAAGGCAAATGGCTCAAGATGATGTGAAAGCTGCAAAGTTTTGGAGTTTTGATAAGCACCCCTCTGAAACTAATGGCTATTCTGCAGCTGAAGTTGCTCCAAAGACTCAGTGTCTTGCTCCACCAGTTATAGTTTAG
- the LOC107851293 gene encoding uncharacterized protein At1g01500, translating into MENSHESLSNGKPADPGLQIIRHPSYQSCGKLLLSWLDIRVFYIRISNFMVDDSTPEYLTLNHIPLNPDTLLEVNGTRCSMYSEGASCLLRRDRVDKKSEEATFVSTDSIRLTGSVKFEVFNKGDLVLSGVLEMSNSNGFVGESKNNAGRWNMNCESVMNAGTGFLKGKQIIGSESLSPTIEVFITGCFSGTPIILTKTLQLNHRKKHNRKGMLHSIPEHETDEQQKDVSSELDLQVPEYRKYEPESEEDYNSMYWRQPEYMDGEDGELSWFNAGVRVGVGIGLGICVGVGIGVGLLVRTYQTTTRNFRRRFI; encoded by the exons ATGGAGAATAGTCATGAATCACTCAGTAATGGGAAACCAGCTGATCCTGGTCTCCAAATTATTAGGCACCCCTCATACCAATCGTGTGGTAAATTATTGTTATCTTGGTTAGATATCAGAGTTTTCTATATTAGAATCAGCAATTTTATGGTTGATGATTCCACCCCAGAATATCTTACTCTCAACCACATCCCTCTAAATCCCGATACATTGCTTGAAGTTAATGGAACAAGATGTTCCATGTATTCAGAAGGAGCGTCTTGTCTCCTTCGAAGGGATCGTGTTGATAAGAAATCCGAAGAAGCTACATTTGTGAGCACGGATAGTATAAGGTTGACGGGAAGTGTGAAATTTGAGGTTTTCAATAAAGGCGATCTCGTGCTCTCGGGGGTTTTAGAGATGTCGAATAGTAATGGTTTTGTTGGGGAGTCTAAGAACAATGCCGGGAGATGGAACATGAATTGTGAATCGGTGATGAATGCTGGCACTGGTTTTCTGAAGGGTAAACAAATTATAGGTTCTGAATCATTATCACCAACAATTGAAGTCTTTATTACTGGTTGCTTTTCTGGGACACCTATCATCTTAACCAAGACTTTGCAGCTCAATCATAGGAAGAAGCACAACAGGAAGGGTATGTTACACTCAATCCCGGAGCATGAAACAGATGAGCAGCAGAAAGATGTCTCATCTGAACTTGATCTGCAG GTTCCGGAGTATAGAAAGTATGAACCAGAAAGCGAAGAAGACTACAACAGCATGTACTGGAGACAGCCGGAATATATGGATGGTGAAGATGGGGAACTATCCTGGTTCAATGCTGGGGTTCGTGTTGGTGTAGGGATTGGCCTTGGCATTTGCGTAGGAGTTGGAATAGGAGTTGGTCTGTTGGTTCGCACATACCAGACTACTACACGAAACTTCAGAAGGCGGtttatatga